The following are from one region of the Noviherbaspirillum sedimenti genome:
- a CDS encoding DUF58 domain-containing protein, whose translation MSLLFSRGSGLQRRLRQRLDRWLFRVGAPEPGEVHLHQRRVFIIPTRAGLAFGLMLAVLFIASVNYNLSLGFGLTFLLAACAVVDMHFTFRNLAHLTLVPGRVRPVHAGEEAQFTLHLANRGKRDRYAIWLGFTGAGLPDVQQAVDLPGAATRTQLLGLVTARRGWLAAPRVRLQTRFPLGLLRAWSYWQPDMRVLVYPRPEMDAPPLPLEGGGKADGSGGAGHDDFAGIRAYQSGDSLKQLAWRQIARMDGLHGTPLVSKHFEGGGSSELALDFTRLPATLALETRLSRMTRWVLEAEARGLPYAFRLGRFSLAPALGPAHQDACLHELALYGEPEAR comes from the coding sequence ATGTCTCTCTTGTTTTCGCGCGGCAGCGGGCTGCAACGGCGCCTGCGCCAACGACTGGACCGCTGGCTGTTCCGTGTCGGCGCGCCCGAGCCCGGCGAAGTTCACCTGCACCAGCGCCGCGTGTTCATCATCCCCACCCGCGCCGGCCTGGCATTCGGGCTCATGCTGGCGGTGCTGTTCATTGCCTCGGTCAATTACAACCTCAGCCTGGGCTTTGGCCTGACTTTTCTGCTGGCCGCCTGCGCCGTGGTCGACATGCATTTCACCTTCCGCAATCTCGCCCACCTGACGCTGGTGCCGGGCCGCGTGCGCCCTGTCCATGCCGGCGAAGAAGCGCAATTTACACTGCACCTGGCCAATCGCGGCAAGCGCGACCGCTATGCCATCTGGCTGGGCTTCACCGGCGCCGGACTGCCCGATGTGCAGCAAGCGGTGGACCTGCCGGGCGCCGCCACGCGCACGCAGTTGCTGGGCCTCGTCACCGCCAGGCGCGGCTGGCTGGCAGCGCCGCGCGTGCGCCTGCAAACCCGCTTCCCGCTCGGGCTCTTGCGCGCCTGGAGTTACTGGCAACCGGACATGCGGGTGCTGGTATACCCGCGTCCGGAAATGGACGCGCCGCCACTGCCGCTGGAAGGCGGCGGCAAGGCTGACGGTTCTGGCGGCGCCGGCCATGATGACTTTGCCGGCATCCGCGCCTACCAGAGCGGCGACTCCCTGAAACAACTGGCCTGGCGCCAGATCGCCCGCATGGATGGCTTGCACGGCACGCCATTGGTGAGCAAGCATTTCGAAGGCGGCGGCAGCAGCGAACTGGCGCTCGACTTCACCCGCCTGCCGGCTACCCTGGCGCTGGAGACGCGGCTGTCGCGCATGACACGCTGGGTGCTGGAAGCCGAAGCGCGCGGCCTGCCGTATGCATTCCGCCTGGGGCGCTTCAGCCTGGCACCGGCACTTGGCCCGGCGCACCAGGACGCCTGCCTGCACGAACTTGCCCTGTATGGCGAGCCGGAGGCGCGATGA
- a CDS encoding AAA family ATPase, whose amino-acid sequence MFDKVHAVARQVNQIVIGKEVQVRQALVCLLAGGHLLLEDVPGVGKTTLAHALAISLGLKFNRIQFTSDLLPADVAGISIFDREKNNFVFHPGPVFTQVLLADEINRATPKTQSALLEAMEEKQVTADGVTRGLPAPFFVIATQNPTHQIGTFQLPESQLDRFLMCLSLGYPDSAAERALLMGEDRRALLKSLAPAMHPAELETAQQAARQIHASAALIDYVQALAQASRQNGLFAEGLSPRAALALLHAARAWAALEGRNHVIPEDVQAVLAPVAAHRLRPLKTAGSAALSSRDLVTRLMQSVPV is encoded by the coding sequence ATGTTCGACAAAGTCCACGCAGTCGCCCGCCAGGTCAATCAAATCGTCATCGGCAAGGAAGTGCAAGTCCGCCAAGCCCTGGTCTGCCTGCTGGCCGGCGGCCACCTGCTGCTGGAGGATGTGCCGGGGGTAGGCAAGACCACGCTGGCCCATGCGCTGGCGATTTCGCTGGGCCTGAAATTCAACCGCATCCAGTTCACCAGCGACCTGTTGCCGGCGGATGTGGCGGGCATCTCGATTTTTGACCGCGAAAAAAACAACTTCGTGTTCCACCCCGGGCCGGTCTTCACCCAGGTATTGCTGGCCGATGAAATCAACCGCGCCACGCCCAAGACGCAGTCGGCCCTGCTGGAAGCCATGGAGGAAAAGCAAGTCACGGCCGATGGCGTCACGCGCGGCTTGCCTGCGCCGTTTTTCGTCATCGCCACGCAAAACCCGACCCACCAGATCGGCACCTTCCAGCTACCCGAATCGCAACTGGACCGCTTCCTGATGTGCCTGTCGCTCGGCTATCCGGATAGCGCCGCCGAGCGCGCCCTGCTGATGGGCGAGGACCGCCGCGCCCTGCTGAAATCGCTGGCGCCGGCCATGCACCCGGCGGAACTCGAGACGGCGCAGCAGGCGGCCAGGCAGATCCATGCTTCCGCCGCGCTGATCGACTATGTACAGGCGCTGGCGCAAGCCTCGCGCCAGAACGGCTTGTTCGCCGAGGGATTGAGCCCGCGCGCCGCGCTCGCCCTGCTGCATGCCGCGCGCGCCTGGGCCGCGCTGGAGGGGCGCAATCACGTGATTCCGGAAGATGTGCAAGCGGTGCTGGCGCCGGTCGCCGCGCATCGCCTGCGTCCGCTGAAGACCGCCGGCAGCGCAGCCCTTTCCAGCCGAGACCTGGTCACCCGATTGATGCAGTCGGTACCGGTCTGA
- a CDS encoding histone deacetylase family protein, translated as MSTGFYTHAACKRHEMGEWHPESPARLLAIEDQLIASRIDPFLVHRDAPPASLDDVARVHTPAAIERIRQHLPAPGAPHYSLDGDTLLNPYSWDAALHAAGAAVAATDAVLAGELANAFCSVRPPGHHAMPDEAMGFCLFNNVAIAARHALDVHGLERIAIVDFDVHHGNGTEAAFIDEPRVLMVGFFQHPFYPYSGTTAIGAHAVNVPVPAYSGGDVVRQLVSERWLPALHAHRPQMLFVSAGFDAHREDDLGQLGLVEADYAWLTQQIMAIADQYAEGRIVSCLEGGYNLSALGRSVVAHLKVLARLD; from the coding sequence ATGAGTACCGGTTTTTATACCCACGCCGCGTGCAAACGGCATGAAATGGGCGAGTGGCATCCGGAATCGCCGGCGCGCCTGTTGGCAATCGAAGACCAGCTGATTGCCAGCCGGATCGATCCCTTCCTCGTGCACCGCGATGCGCCGCCCGCCAGCCTGGACGATGTTGCCCGGGTACACACCCCTGCTGCCATCGAACGTATCCGCCAGCACTTGCCGGCACCCGGTGCGCCGCATTACAGCCTGGACGGCGATACTTTGCTCAACCCCTACAGCTGGGATGCCGCGCTGCACGCGGCCGGCGCAGCCGTCGCTGCCACCGATGCGGTGCTGGCCGGCGAGCTTGCCAACGCATTCTGCTCGGTGCGCCCGCCCGGCCATCATGCCATGCCAGACGAGGCGATGGGTTTTTGCCTGTTCAATAATGTGGCAATCGCCGCCCGCCACGCGCTCGATGTGCACGGCCTGGAACGGATCGCCATCGTCGATTTCGACGTCCACCATGGCAACGGCACCGAAGCTGCTTTCATCGACGAGCCGCGGGTGCTGATGGTCGGTTTTTTTCAGCATCCCTTCTATCCCTACAGCGGCACTACCGCAATTGGCGCGCATGCCGTCAACGTGCCGGTGCCTGCCTACAGCGGCGGTGATGTGGTGCGCCAGCTGGTCAGCGAGCGCTGGTTGCCGGCGCTGCATGCGCACCGTCCGCAGATGTTGTTCGTTTCGGCCGGTTTCGACGCCCATCGCGAAGACGACCTCGGCCAGCTCGGGTTGGTGGAGGCCGACTATGCCTGGCTGACGCAGCAGATCATGGCAATCGCCGACCAGTACGCAGAGGGGCGCATTGTCAGTTGTCTGGAAGGCGGCTACAACCTCTCGGCCCTGGGGCGCAGCGTCGTTGCGCATCTCAAGGTGCTGGCCCGGCTCGACTGA
- the ylqF gene encoding ribosome biogenesis GTPase YlqF, with translation MSIQWFPGHMNSARRQAAETMEKTDMVVEVLDARLPQASCNPMIEQLRVFRQRPCLKILNKADLADPVATQAWLDFYNKQKNVHAVALSCKKPVDVAKIPGFCLKIAPHRGTALKPLRIMIMGIPNVGKSTLMNALLKKRVAKVGDEPAVTKTQQRLYLGNSMVLVDTPGMLWPKIAHPTDGLMLAASHAIGSNALIEEEVATFLAGVLLERYPQLLAARYGVATAGIDAVDVIEGVAQKRGFRQKGGEFDYEKASHTFLQDYRSGALGRISLETPESRLALLASYQAPQSLGLASEPEAETDRDD, from the coding sequence ATGTCCATACAATGGTTCCCCGGTCACATGAATTCGGCGCGCCGCCAGGCGGCCGAAACCATGGAAAAGACCGACATGGTGGTCGAGGTCCTCGACGCCCGCCTGCCGCAAGCCAGTTGCAATCCGATGATCGAGCAATTGCGGGTATTCCGGCAGCGTCCCTGCCTGAAAATCCTCAACAAGGCTGACCTGGCCGACCCTGTCGCGACGCAAGCCTGGCTGGACTTCTACAACAAGCAAAAGAATGTGCACGCCGTGGCGCTGAGCTGCAAGAAGCCGGTCGATGTTGCAAAAATACCAGGCTTTTGCCTGAAGATCGCGCCGCACCGGGGTACGGCGCTCAAGCCCTTGCGCATCATGATCATGGGCATTCCCAACGTCGGCAAATCGACACTGATGAATGCGCTGTTGAAAAAGCGCGTGGCCAAGGTCGGCGACGAGCCGGCCGTGACCAAGACCCAGCAGCGGCTTTACCTGGGCAACAGCATGGTGCTGGTCGATACCCCCGGCATGCTGTGGCCGAAGATCGCCCATCCGACCGATGGCCTGATGCTGGCCGCCAGCCACGCCATCGGCAGCAATGCCCTGATCGAGGAAGAAGTCGCCACCTTTCTCGCCGGCGTGCTGCTGGAGCGCTATCCTCAATTGCTCGCCGCGCGCTACGGTGTGGCGACTGCCGGCATCGATGCGGTCGACGTGATCGAGGGCGTGGCGCAGAAACGCGGCTTCCGGCAAAAGGGCGGCGAGTTCGACTATGAAAAGGCCTCCCACACCTTCCTGCAGGATTACCGCAGCGGGGCGCTTGGCCGCATCAGCCTGGAGACGCCGGAAAGCCGTCTGGCGCTGCTGGCCAGCTACCAGGCCCCGCAGAGCCTTGGGCTGGCATCCGAACCGGAAGCAGAGACGGATCGCGACGACTGA
- the groL gene encoding chaperonin GroEL (60 kDa chaperone family; promotes refolding of misfolded polypeptides especially under stressful conditions; forms two stacked rings of heptamers to form a barrel-shaped 14mer; ends can be capped by GroES; misfolded proteins enter the barrel where they are refolded when GroES binds) yields MAAKDVVFGDSARHKMVEGVNILANAVKVTLGPKGRNVVLERSFGAPTVTKDGVSVAKEIELKDKLMNMGAQMVKEVASKTSDNAGDGTTTATVLAQAIVREGMKYVAAGMNPMDLKRGIDKAVAAVVAELKNISKPCTTTKEIAQVGSISANSDSSIGERIAEAMEKVGKEGVITVEDGKSLNDELDIVEGMQFDRGYLSPYFINNPEKQTVLLENPFILLFDKKISNIRDLLPVLEQVAKAGRPLLIIAEDIEGEALATLVVNNIRGILKTCAVKAPGFGDRRKAMLEDIAILTGGQVIAEEVGLTLEKVTLNDLGQAKRIEIGKENTTVIDGAGQAANIEARVKQIRAQIEEATSDYDREKLQERVAKLAGGVAVIKVGAATEVEMKEKKARVEDALHATRAAVEEGIVPGGGVALLRARNSVTVKGDNPDQEAGIKIVLRAIEEPLRMIVTNAGEEASVVVNRVLEGSGNFGYNAANGTYGDMVEMGVLDPAKVTRSALQNAASIAGLMLTTDCMVAEMVEDKPAAGGMGGMEGMGGMGGMGGMM; encoded by the coding sequence ATGGCAGCTAAAGACGTTGTATTTGGCGATTCCGCTCGTCACAAGATGGTTGAAGGCGTAAATATTCTCGCCAATGCAGTCAAAGTCACGCTGGGCCCGAAAGGCCGCAATGTCGTGCTGGAGCGCTCGTTCGGCGCGCCGACCGTGACCAAGGATGGTGTTTCGGTCGCAAAAGAAATCGAACTCAAAGACAAGCTCATGAACATGGGCGCACAAATGGTCAAGGAAGTTGCTTCGAAAACTTCCGACAACGCCGGTGACGGTACCACCACCGCGACCGTGCTGGCACAAGCCATCGTGCGCGAAGGCATGAAGTACGTTGCCGCCGGCATGAACCCGATGGACCTGAAGCGCGGCATCGACAAGGCTGTTGCAGCCGTTGTCGCCGAACTGAAGAACATCTCCAAGCCTTGCACCACCACCAAGGAAATCGCCCAGGTCGGTTCGATTTCGGCCAACAGCGATTCCTCGATCGGCGAGCGTATCGCTGAAGCGATGGAAAAAGTCGGCAAGGAAGGCGTTATCACCGTGGAAGACGGCAAATCGCTGAACGACGAACTCGACATCGTCGAAGGCATGCAGTTCGACCGCGGCTACCTGTCGCCGTACTTCATCAACAACCCGGAAAAGCAGACCGTCCTGCTGGAAAATCCGTTCATCCTGCTGTTCGACAAGAAGATCTCGAACATCCGCGATCTGCTGCCGGTACTGGAGCAAGTTGCCAAGGCTGGCCGTCCGCTGCTGATCATCGCTGAAGACATCGAAGGCGAAGCGCTGGCAACCCTGGTGGTCAACAACATCCGTGGCATCCTGAAGACTTGCGCAGTCAAGGCACCTGGCTTCGGCGACCGCCGCAAGGCCATGCTGGAAGACATCGCCATCCTGACCGGCGGCCAGGTCATCGCTGAAGAAGTCGGCCTGACCCTGGAAAAAGTCACCCTGAACGATCTGGGCCAAGCCAAGCGCATCGAAATCGGCAAGGAAAACACCACCGTCATCGACGGTGCTGGCCAGGCTGCCAACATCGAAGCACGCGTCAAGCAAATCCGCGCGCAAATCGAAGAAGCGACTTCGGACTACGACCGTGAAAAACTGCAAGAGCGCGTTGCCAAACTGGCAGGCGGTGTTGCCGTGATCAAGGTTGGCGCTGCCACCGAAGTCGAAATGAAAGAAAAGAAAGCCCGCGTTGAAGACGCGCTGCACGCAACCCGTGCCGCCGTTGAAGAAGGCATCGTTCCCGGCGGCGGCGTGGCCCTGCTGCGCGCGCGTAACAGCGTCACCGTCAAGGGTGACAACCCTGACCAGGAAGCCGGCATCAAGATCGTCCTGCGCGCCATCGAAGAACCGCTGCGCATGATCGTCACCAACGCCGGTGAAGAAGCTTCGGTCGTCGTCAACCGGGTTCTGGAAGGCTCGGGTAACTTCGGTTACAACGCTGCCAACGGCACCTACGGTGACATGGTTGAAATGGGCGTGCTGGATCCGGCCAAGGTGACCCGTTCGGCGCTGCAAAACGCCGCTTCGATCGCTGGCCTGATGCTGACCACCGACTGCATGGTTGCCGAAATGGTGGAAGACAAGCCAGCTGCCGGTGGCATGGGCGGCATGGAAGGCATGGGCGGCATGGGTGGCATGGGCGGCATGATGTAA
- the groES gene encoding co-chaperone GroES: MNLRPLHDRVIVKRLDQETKTASGIVLPEAAAEKPDQGEVLAVGNGKILEDGKVRPLDVKVGDRVLFGKYSGQAVKVAGEELLVMREEDIMAIVQK; encoded by the coding sequence ATGAACCTTCGTCCTTTGCACGATCGCGTCATCGTCAAGCGTCTGGATCAGGAAACCAAAACCGCTTCCGGCATCGTCCTGCCTGAAGCCGCTGCAGAAAAGCCGGATCAAGGTGAAGTGCTTGCCGTCGGCAATGGCAAGATCCTGGAAGACGGCAAAGTCCGTCCGCTCGACGTCAAGGTCGGCGATCGCGTCCTGTTCGGCAAGTATTCCGGCCAGGCCGTCAAGGTCGCCGGCGAAGAACTGCTGGTGATGCGCGAAGAAGACATCATGGCAATCGTCCAGAAGTAA